From Methanobrevibacter olleyae, the proteins below share one genomic window:
- a CDS encoding NAD(P)-binding domain-containing protein, whose product MKFGFIGFGEVSYTLSKILLSKGFEVLTSTEGRSSKTKELANALDITVLDNFEEVANNSDILISANTPQSALAIALKYGSLTNGIFLDFNNISPNTAKQIGNYLGDEHFIDSAIMGKVKSEELNIFFSGKRAQELADVIERVRTKPPHNDNVKINIKVVSEEIGDVSKLKTLRSSYTKGVSALLIETFETAQKLGLSEDLWQILSLTENRDFETSAKSRISSSYNSSKRKYEELIEVLEFLDDVDERRKTKIMALATKEKFEKLKNREK is encoded by the coding sequence ATGAAATTTGGATTTATAGGTTTTGGTGAAGTATCCTACACTTTATCAAAAATATTATTATCTAAAGGTTTTGAAGTTTTAACTTCAACTGAAGGTAGGTCTAGTAAAACAAAAGAGTTAGCTAATGCACTTGATATAACTGTTCTAGATAATTTTGAAGAGGTAGCTAATAATTCAGATATTTTAATTTCAGCTAACACTCCTCAAAGTGCTTTAGCTATTGCTTTAAAATATGGTTCATTAACAAATGGAATATTTTTAGATTTTAATAATATATCCCCAAACACTGCAAAACAAATTGGAAATTATCTTGGTGATGAGCATTTTATTGATTCAGCTATTATGGGAAAAGTAAAATCAGAGGAATTAAACATATTTTTTTCAGGTAAACGTGCTCAAGAACTTGCAGATGTTATTGAAAGGGTTAGAACTAAACCTCCACATAATGATAATGTAAAAATAAATATTAAAGTTGTTAGTGAGGAAATAGGGGATGTTTCTAAATTAAAAACTCTTAGAAGCTCTTATACAAAAGGAGTTTCAGCACTTCTTATAGAAACATTTGAAACAGCTCAAAAATTAGGATTAAGTGAAGATTTATGGCAAATATTATCCTTAACTGAAAATAGAGATTTTGAAACCTCTGCTAAGTCACGTATATCTAGCTCATATAATTCATCTAAACGTAAATATGAAGAGCTAATAGAAGTTTTAGAATTTTTAGATGACGTTGATGAGAGAAGAAAAACTAAGATTATGGCTTTAGCTACTAAAGAAAAATTTGAAAAATTAAAAAATAGAGAAAAATAA
- a CDS encoding adenylyltransferase/cytidyltransferase family protein produces the protein MISISADFDPVHKGHEELIKKAKEIADKKGSEVVIYMNKGYSANHAPFFTPFEAREEMALALGADKVIAIEGLHHRLILSYSVPIRLAKMHEDGVTDYITAADISLNQVKSYAQRFIDEGSFLGMPQDFPNRNVIRWYAINEFLSKKFNRKIDFHLIPEVTSPRKISGRFIRKDILKNNLVISDDIKKLLPKTTIEILEREIDNGTIPGKRNMKVLKHKMNTYSRSSLANIAYLNGKVINKIVEGRFYKEDEESIWASFRRADYGPVMTRLAATCIEEEVRKEEVLKLMRDYEEKGVIPSEQNVDKIIERAWYVAEEVDKGVSAKEANEKFRKKHDLKLNPLMTLEAGLNLTKFEAKKVHEGLDANVFIDKDNKISCEIKEKKIKIKTNLKLPSKEVTYLRYILDSRYIPVSGELIKNKRNDYRVKITIHNY, from the coding sequence ATGATATCAATCAGTGCAGACTTTGATCCAGTTCATAAAGGACATGAAGAATTAATTAAAAAAGCTAAGGAAATAGCTGATAAAAAAGGTAGCGAGGTAGTTATCTATATGAACAAAGGATATAGTGCAAATCATGCCCCTTTTTTCACACCTTTTGAAGCAAGAGAGGAAATGGCTCTTGCATTAGGTGCAGATAAAGTAATTGCTATTGAAGGATTACACCACAGACTTATTTTATCTTATAGCGTTCCAATAAGACTTGCTAAAATGCATGAAGATGGAGTTACAGACTACATTACAGCAGCAGATATTAGTTTAAATCAAGTTAAAAGTTATGCTCAAAGATTTATTGATGAAGGTAGTTTTCTTGGAATGCCTCAAGATTTTCCTAACCGTAATGTAATTAGATGGTATGCCATAAATGAATTTTTATCAAAGAAGTTTAATCGTAAAATTGATTTCCATCTTATTCCAGAAGTCACATCTCCAAGAAAAATCTCTGGAAGATTTATTAGAAAAGATATTCTTAAAAATAACTTAGTTATAAGTGATGATATAAAAAAATTACTTCCTAAAACAACGATTGAAATTTTAGAAAGAGAAATCGATAATGGTACAATTCCTGGAAAAAGGAATATGAAAGTCTTAAAACATAAAATGAATACTTATTCTAGGTCCAGTCTGGCAAACATTGCTTATTTAAATGGTAAAGTAATTAATAAAATTGTGGAAGGTAGATTCTATAAAGAGGATGAAGAATCCATTTGGGCAAGCTTTAGAAGAGCAGATTATGGTCCAGTAATGACTCGTCTTGCAGCAACTTGTATTGAAGAAGAAGTTAGAAAAGAGGAAGTTTTAAAGTTAATGAGGGATTACGAAGAAAAAGGAGTTATTCCAAGTGAACAGAATGTTGATAAAATCATTGAAAGAGCATGGTATGTAGCTGAAGAAGTGGATAAAGGAGTATCTGCAAAAGAAGCTAACGAAAAATTCAGAAAAAAACACGATTTAAAATTGAATCCTCTAATGACACTTGAAGCAGGCCTTAATCTTACTAAATTCGAGGCAAAAAAAGTTCATGAAGGACTTGATGCTAATGTATTCATTGATAAAGATAATAAAATCTCATGTGAGATAAAAGAAAAAAAGATTAAAATAAAAACTAATTTAAAACTACCATCCAAAGAAGTTACATATTTAAGATATATTTTAGATTCTAGATATATTCCAGTAAGTGGAGAATTGATTAAAAATAAAAGAAATGATTATAGAGTAAAAATAACTATCCATAATTATTAA
- a CDS encoding DUF308 domain-containing protein has translation MHKQTTISIIAIILGIIIISFPMLGVIAASNILGLSVLLLAIFLLTNGVSEVEYNTTKGLLNTILGIIMLIISLGLIFNPSIFTFLTALTIYLAGIFLIIIGLIIIVGNRDNKYGFWMGILGIVLGVIYIIIGTYINNPLILGSLIGIWLLVTGVLNLLNDGY, from the coding sequence TTGCATAAACAAACTACAATAAGCATAATTGCAATTATTTTAGGAATTATTATCATTTCATTCCCAATGCTTGGAGTAATTGCAGCATCTAATATTCTCGGATTATCTGTTTTACTACTTGCAATCTTCTTATTAACCAATGGAGTTAGTGAAGTAGAATATAATACAACAAAAGGATTATTAAATACCATCTTAGGAATAATAATGTTAATAATAAGTTTAGGGTTAATCTTTAATCCAAGCATATTTACATTTTTAACTGCTTTAACTATTTATTTAGCAGGAATATTCCTAATTATAATTGGTTTAATCATCATCGTTGGAAACAGAGACAACAAGTATGGATTCTGGATGGGAATATTAGGAATAGTCTTAGGTGTAATATACATAATTATTGGAACCTACATTAACAATCCACTTATTCTTGGTTCATTAATCGGAATCTGGTTATTAGTAACTGGAGTATTAAACCTATTAAATGATGGTTATTAA
- a CDS encoding archaeosine biosynthesis radical SAM protein RaSEA: MEIRELTKEIRDKSIKYAKPKELDRLSTSWYQEDLLYSGKGKTIFLILPTPGCSWALGPSGGCTMCSYISDCYLKPIENSKIIELFEKELNKWDYGEDYKNGDKIAIKLFASGSFLNPKEVPKEARDHILNKLANMEEISEIVVESRPEYVKEEVLDEIFDIINDKLFEISIGLESSNEETRLNKINKGFSNKSFEKAIKLIKEYKKNYNIKSKGYIFVKPILTSEQEAIEEAIETASYCENIGMDRVSCCPATIHRGTLIERLWRRGSYQPPWIWSTIEVINRIRQNVKIPALMDTSGFGSRRGPYNCKKCNKELKYRIIDSNFDQSQIEYDCECKKEWVAEVKFSDLNKSKTPIKHLPLY, from the coding sequence ATGGAAATTAGAGAATTAACAAAAGAAATAAGGGATAAGTCAATAAAATATGCTAAACCTAAAGAATTAGATAGGCTTTCTACAAGCTGGTATCAGGAAGATCTTTTATATTCTGGAAAAGGAAAAACCATATTTTTAATCTTACCTACACCTGGTTGTTCATGGGCACTTGGACCAAGTGGTGGATGTACCATGTGCAGTTATATCTCAGATTGTTATCTTAAGCCAATTGAAAATTCTAAAATAATTGAATTATTTGAAAAAGAATTAAATAAATGGGATTATGGTGAAGATTATAAAAACGGTGATAAAATAGCTATAAAGCTCTTTGCAAGTGGAAGCTTTCTTAATCCTAAAGAAGTTCCAAAGGAAGCAAGAGATCATATATTAAACAAATTAGCTAATATGGAAGAAATCAGCGAAATTGTTGTAGAATCTAGACCGGAATATGTTAAAGAAGAAGTTTTAGATGAAATCTTCGATATTATAAATGATAAATTATTTGAAATTAGTATCGGTTTAGAAAGTTCTAATGAAGAAACTAGGTTAAATAAAATTAACAAAGGATTTAGTAATAAAAGCTTTGAAAAAGCAATAAAGCTAATCAAAGAATATAAAAAAAACTATAATATTAAATCTAAAGGATATATATTTGTTAAACCTATATTAACCTCCGAACAAGAAGCAATCGAAGAAGCAATTGAAACAGCAAGTTACTGTGAAAATATAGGTATGGATAGAGTTTCATGTTGTCCTGCAACAATCCATAGAGGAACATTGATTGAAAGACTTTGGAGAAGAGGGTCTTATCAACCTCCTTGGATTTGGTCAACTATTGAGGTAATTAACAGAATTAGGCAAAATGTAAAAATTCCAGCACTAATGGATACTTCAGGATTTGGTTCTAGAAGAGGCCCTTACAACTGTAAGAAATGTAATAAAGAATTAAAATACAGAATAATTGATTCAAACTTTGACCAAAGCCAAATTGAATATGATTGTGAATGTAAAAAGGAATGGGTAGCAGAAGTAAAATTCTCAGATTTAAATAAATCTAAAACCCCTATAAAACATTTGCCATTATATTAA